A DNA window from Alligator mississippiensis isolate rAllMis1 chromosome 11, rAllMis1, whole genome shotgun sequence contains the following coding sequences:
- the LOC132244148 gene encoding acidic leucine-rich nuclear phosphoprotein 32 family member E-like, protein MANVELTSLAKLPTLSKLRKLELSDNVISGGLEVLAGRCPNLTPLNLSGNKIKDLSTVEALQNLKNLKSLDLFNCDVTNLEDYRESVFELLQQIAYLDGFDQEDNEAPDSEDEDDEEGDEEDEEDEDEAGPPGEYEEVEDDAGSDLGEGEEEEEVGLLYLMMKEIQDEDDDDDYVEEGGDEGEEGRFCKA, encoded by the exons ATGGCCAACGTAGAGCTGACATCCCTGGCCAAGCTCCCCACCTTGAGTAAGCTCCGAAAG CTGGAATTGAGCGACAACGTCATTTCGGGAGGCCTAGAGGTCCTGGCAGGAAGATGTCCAAATCTCACACCTCTAAATCTAAGTGGCAACAAAATCAAAgatctcagcactgtggaagcccTT caaaatctcAAAAACTTGAAGAGCCTGGACTTGTTCAACTGTGATGTCACAAACCTGGAGGATTACAGGGAAAGcgtttttgagctgcttcaacaGATCGCCTACCTAGATGGGTTTGATCAGGAAGATAACGAGGCCCCTGACTCGGAAGACGAGGATGATGAAG aaggggatgaggaggatgaagaagatgaagatgaagctggtccaccaggagaatACGAAGAAGTTGAAGATGATGCgggttcagatttgggggagggtgaagaggaggaagaagttggTCTTTTATACCTGATGATGAAGGAGATCCAG gatgaagatgatgatgacgaTTACGTCGAAGAAGGTGGCGatgagggggaagaaggcaggttCTGCAAAGCATGA